Proteins encoded by one window of Cannabis sativa cultivar Pink pepper isolate KNU-18-1 chromosome 4, ASM2916894v1, whole genome shotgun sequence:
- the LOC115713473 gene encoding 11S globulin seed storage protein 1-like, which produces MLVMLQAKLTEGDSKENAPAEPDIKRKGLNPPMLNPLLLKRTKKKRRHLDVKREKRKGEKARPRGNDLRNHINDRISERELPESNTNILEAPLLENFKMSQMELYEGRADPRSHLSKYNHLMQVAKVSDDAKCLFANVNQIYQGFVKNVSFWINPRGSARLQVVNDNARNVFDDELKDGQIFVVPQNFMMVKKASAQGFKWIVVKTNDNAMRNPLAGKVSAMRAMLDYVLANAFQTLREQGIYTIEHKMLQLPIDNVNNHNMKLFRGKWCLDLFY; this is translated from the exons ATGTTGGTGATGCTGCAAGCCAAACTTACAGAGGGGGATTCCAAAGAGAATGCTCCAGCTGAGCCTGACATAAAGAGAAAAGGGCTAAACCCACCGATGTTGAACCCTCTACTCCTAAAAAGGACAAAGAAAAAGAGAAG ACACCTCGATGTCAAacgagaaaaaagaaaaggagaaaAGGCAAGGCCTCGTGGAAATGATTTACGGAACCACATCAATGATAGGATCAGTGAACGTGAGCTTCCAGAAAGCAACACAAAT ATATTAGAGGCTCCattacttgaaaattttaagatgtCGCAGATGGAATTGTACGAAGGCAGGGCGGACCCTAGGTCCCATCTATCCAAGTATAATCATTTAATGCAAGTAGCTAAAGTTAGTGATGACGCCAAGTGCCTTTTTGCTAACGTTAACCAAATCTACCAAGGATTTGTGAAAAATGTTTCCTTCTGGATCAATCCACGTGGCAGTGCCAGACTCCAAGTTGTCAACGATAATGCTCGTAATGTCTTTGACGACGAGCTCAAAGACGGTCAGATCTTTGTGGTCCCACAAAACTTCATGATGGTTAAGAAAGCCAGCGCCCAAGGGTTCAAGTGGATTGTTGTTAAGACTAACGACAATGCCATGAGAAACCCTCTAGCTGGTAAGGTCTCGGCCATGAGGGCTATGCTTGATTATGTTTTGGCCAATGCTTTCCAAACATTGAGGGAGCAAGGAATATATACAATAGAGCATAAAATGCTACAACTGCCAATTGATAATGTAAATAATCACAACATGAAGTTGTTTAGAGGGAAATGGTGTCTAGATTTATTCTACTAA